A portion of the Pedobacter cryoconitis genome contains these proteins:
- a CDS encoding sterol desaturase family protein has translation MKLPLNYLAFIIPVFFIFLLLEYKMAKRKKKEHYFKHESSVANVSIGIAERLINLFVTAGFYQVFDWIYTNYAIVHIPGSWWVWIILMLATDFLWYWYHRLGHEINFLWAAHIVHHQSEEFSAGT, from the coding sequence ATGAAGTTACCTTTAAACTACCTTGCTTTCATTATACCTGTATTCTTTATCTTCCTGCTGCTGGAATATAAAATGGCAAAGCGTAAAAAGAAAGAACACTATTTTAAACATGAAAGCTCGGTAGCTAATGTAAGTATCGGGATAGCAGAACGCTTAATCAACTTATTTGTCACTGCTGGCTTTTACCAGGTTTTTGATTGGATCTATACCAATTATGCAATTGTTCATATTCCCGGTAGCTGGTGGGTCTGGATTATATTAATGCTGGCAACCGACTTCCTTTGGTACTGGTACCACCGGCTTGGACATGAAATTAATTTTTTATGGGCAGCGCATATCGTACACCACCAAAGTGAGGAATTTAGTGCAGGGACGTAA